A genomic stretch from Antarcticibacterium flavum includes:
- a CDS encoding SusC/RagA family TonB-linked outer membrane protein: protein MKLKLKFVLTLLVGLIVQFSYAQEKTVTGTVIDEQGIPLPGVNVILQGTTTGTQTDFDGNYSIRAVEGQTLEFSYVGYQRIQREVGPEDTINITLMEDASQLEEVVVVGYGTQSKRKLTDNISKLTSEDISEIPTPSIQNAISGKAAGVQVSQINGKVEGGVNIRIRGVASIGAGSEPLYVLDGVPLINNNESNNGAPTNPLLTLSSNEIESIDILKDASAAAVYGSRGANGVVIITTKRGKQGKGRFALNYSSGISTPTNTREWLNTEEYIELFTEAAVNSFGEEDGRDYIEGIFDFLAGDTDWRNNPVNTDWQDLAFQTGYTTDADVSVSGGDEKTSYFFSGAYNNTTGIITGNELERFTARTNVSHRFSDRFLAGLNIAYSRTEIDRIANDNAFVNPVQAIAQPSMSPAYLDNGDPNPNTLYANFLLYDKHAFYITNIRRVTGKAFAEYSFFPSLKFNTDFGYDLYYQTEDNYEGRLAPFQSTNGQGYASSVGTESYVSSNYFTYSDIFGDIHNLDVVAGMEYNLTNRRFQSVTGIEFPTDDFQTIGSAAEITAGNQTLTGNRFLSYFARATYSLMDRYLFKASIRHDGSSRFGRNQQFGTFSSLAAGWIISEEAFLRDNETLSFLKLRASWGQTGNANIGDFASRGLFGGISYNQRPGIAPTQAENSLLTWESVDQMNFGVDLGFLNDRITAEVDYYIKESDGLLFNVPLPGTSGQPNIFRNVGVMENRGIEFAINTKNVVRDNFTWSTNFNLAQNENEVISLPNNGADIITGRNILREGEPISAFYLIEYAGVDPQNGDALYYTNVDDGSGNLSRETTNNPNDARRVVSGRPFPLWIGGLTNTMNFGGFDFSFTFQGEWGVDIYNGGGIYQSANADYFDNQSRDQLRRWQNPGDITDVPQARLFGANGVVNSTRYLQEADFIRLRNITLGYSLPDQTVSSLGLERFRVYFTGFNLLTFTDYEGYDPEARSDAGSGPGVDFYSAPAAKTFSVGVNINF, encoded by the coding sequence CCGATTTTGACGGGAATTACAGCATAAGAGCTGTGGAGGGTCAAACCCTGGAATTTAGTTATGTGGGATATCAAAGGATACAACGCGAAGTTGGCCCCGAGGATACCATAAATATAACTTTAATGGAGGACGCTTCTCAATTGGAAGAGGTTGTTGTAGTTGGATATGGTACGCAGAGCAAAAGAAAACTCACAGATAATATCTCCAAGTTGACTTCTGAGGACATAAGTGAGATCCCAACCCCCAGTATTCAAAATGCCATTTCAGGAAAGGCTGCCGGGGTGCAGGTTTCTCAAATTAATGGTAAGGTAGAAGGTGGCGTAAATATTCGTATTCGAGGGGTTGCAAGTATTGGAGCCGGTTCTGAACCACTTTATGTACTTGATGGTGTGCCATTGATCAATAATAATGAATCAAATAACGGAGCGCCTACAAACCCACTCCTTACTTTAAGTAGTAATGAGATCGAGTCTATCGATATCCTTAAAGATGCCTCTGCTGCTGCAGTTTATGGTTCCAGAGGTGCAAACGGGGTTGTTATCATTACCACTAAAAGAGGAAAACAAGGAAAAGGTAGATTTGCATTAAATTACTCCTCAGGAATAAGTACTCCCACAAACACCAGAGAGTGGTTGAATACCGAAGAGTATATTGAATTATTTACTGAAGCTGCAGTTAACTCTTTTGGCGAGGAAGACGGTAGAGACTACATTGAAGGAATCTTTGATTTCCTTGCAGGGGATACAGACTGGAGAAACAATCCTGTAAATACAGATTGGCAAGATCTTGCTTTCCAAACCGGTTACACTACAGATGCAGATGTATCAGTTTCAGGAGGTGACGAAAAAACTTCTTACTTCTTCTCTGGTGCCTACAACAACACTACCGGTATCATCACAGGTAATGAGTTGGAAAGGTTTACTGCGAGAACAAATGTTTCCCACAGGTTTTCAGATAGATTTCTGGCAGGTTTAAATATTGCTTATTCACGTACAGAGATAGACAGGATTGCAAATGATAACGCATTTGTGAACCCTGTACAGGCTATCGCACAACCATCAATGTCACCGGCATATCTTGATAACGGCGATCCAAATCCCAATACTTTATATGCCAATTTCTTACTTTATGATAAGCATGCATTTTACATTACTAACATAAGAAGAGTTACCGGTAAGGCCTTTGCAGAATATAGCTTCTTTCCTTCTTTGAAGTTTAATACAGATTTTGGTTATGACCTTTACTACCAAACAGAGGACAACTATGAAGGTAGACTAGCACCATTCCAGTCCACAAATGGACAGGGATATGCATCCAGCGTAGGAACAGAATCTTATGTATCCAGTAACTATTTCACATATTCAGACATTTTTGGCGATATCCATAACCTGGATGTAGTAGCCGGTATGGAATACAACTTAACAAATAGAAGATTCCAAAGTGTAACAGGTATCGAGTTTCCAACAGATGATTTCCAAACAATAGGAAGTGCGGCAGAGATCACTGCTGGTAATCAAACTTTAACTGGAAACAGGTTTCTTTCATATTTCGCAAGAGCCACCTATTCCCTGATGGACAGATATTTATTTAAAGCCAGTATTCGTCACGATGGATCTTCAAGATTTGGTAGAAACCAGCAATTTGGTACTTTCTCTTCCCTTGCAGCAGGTTGGATAATTTCTGAAGAAGCATTTTTAAGAGATAATGAGACCTTATCATTCCTAAAACTTCGTGCGAGCTGGGGACAAACAGGAAATGCTAACATTGGAGATTTCGCATCAAGAGGTTTATTTGGTGGGATATCTTATAACCAGAGACCGGGTATTGCCCCTACTCAGGCTGAAAACTCCTTGTTAACCTGGGAGAGTGTAGATCAAATGAACTTTGGTGTCGACCTTGGGTTCTTAAATGACAGGATCACTGCTGAAGTTGATTACTACATCAAAGAATCTGACGGTTTATTATTTAACGTACCACTTCCCGGTACTTCTGGCCAGCCAAACATCTTTAGAAACGTTGGTGTTATGGAAAACAGAGGTATTGAATTTGCTATAAATACTAAAAACGTAGTAAGGGATAATTTCACCTGGTCAACAAATTTCAACCTTGCTCAAAATGAAAATGAGGTGATAAGCCTGCCAAATAATGGAGCAGACATTATCACAGGAAGAAACATTTTAAGAGAAGGAGAACCAATCTCTGCATTTTACCTAATCGAATATGCAGGTGTAGACCCTCAAAATGGGGACGCATTATATTACACCAACGTGGATGATGGAAGTGGTAATCTAAGTCGTGAAACAACAAACAATCCAAATGACGCCAGAAGGGTTGTATCTGGAAGACCATTCCCATTATGGATTGGAGGTCTTACCAACACTATGAACTTTGGCGGGTTTGACTTCAGCTTTACCTTCCAGGGTGAATGGGGAGTGGACATTTATAACGGTGGAGGTATATACCAATCTGCCAACGCCGATTATTTTGACAACCAGTCAAGAGATCAATTAAGAAGATGGCAAAACCCAGGTGATATCACAGATGTTCCACAAGCAAGATTATTTGGAGCCAATGGAGTTGTAAACTCAACCCGATATCTACAAGAGGCCGATTTCATTAGATTAAGAAACATCACACTTGGATATTCTTTACCAGACCAAACTGTAAGTTCTCTTGGTTTAGAACGATTTAGAGTGTACTTCACAGGTTTCAACCTGTTGACTTTTACAGATTATGAAGGTTATGATCCTGAGGCACGTAGTGATGCAGGTTCTGGCCCGGGTGTTGATTTCTATTCAGCTCCTGCAGCCAAGACATTCTCTGTTGGTGTAAACATTAATTTCTAA